GGTTTCTGCCTGCTCATTGAGCCAGCTCTCGATCACCATGTACTGGCACATCATGCCCAGACCGACCAGCATCCTCAGCAGCAGCCAGCTGGGTAGCCAGTCGCTAAGCCCATGCCCGAGGACTGCCGCGGTTACCACACCGGCACAAGCAACATAGGCACGAATATGACCAACCCGGGCAATCAGCCGATGACCGATCTTGCCGCCCAGCACCAATCCCACATAGTTGGCCGCCATCAGCGCACCGACCCACAAACCATCGGCCGTTTCCGCCAGCCGCAGTGCCAGGTAAGTACTCAACAGACCAGAGCCCAACAGCATCAACAGGGTGGCGAAATACAGCGAACTAAATGACTTGAGGATCACAGACATGGGGCGGCACATGGCTCCAATGTGCTGCCGAAACCATGCTCGGCAGCCAGGTTTTTAGAGCCTGTTTACGATCTCGCGAGCGAGAGCCTTATAGGGCTTTACGTCAGTAACAGCCTTCGGCTGATCAAAACAGGCGAGGAAGCGGACTGGGCTCGCACACACGTGCACGAGTTGTAATGAGCATCCTAGCCAGTTTTTGACCCAGCAGGGCCGACGCGCAGCAGGTCGTAGACAGGTTCCTAGGCGTGAGCCGCCAATACACGGCGCTCCCACGGGGTAATTTCGTCAAAGAAGCTGGTGAGCTCCAATGTCTTACTGGCAATGTAGCCTTCGATGAACTCTTTGCCGAACAGTTCCAGTGCCAGCGTACTGCGTTTGAGACGTTCAATCGCGGCATGCATGGTACAGGGTAGCGCCAATTCGTCCGGCACTTCGAACTCACCCTGAATCGGCGCACTGGGCTGCAGCTTCTGCTCAATCCCATACAGACCCGCTGCAAGGCTCGCCGCCAACGCCAGATAAGGATTGGCATCGGCGCCCGGCAAGCGATTCTCCACCCGCCGCGCCACAGGCGCACTGGCGGGAATACGCAGACCGGCGGCGCGATTATCCTCCGACCAGCAGGCGTTGTTCGGCGAAGCATAAGGATGACAAAGGCGCTGATAGGAATTTACATGCGGGGCAAATAGCAGAGTGAAATCGGCCATGGCCGCCTGCTGTCCGGCGATAAAGTGGTAAAACGCCGGCGTTGCCTGGCCATCGGCCGCGCTGAAGATATTCCGCCCACTGCCCTGCTCCACCACGCTCTGATGAATATGCATGGAGCTGCCCGGCGTATGCGCCAGCGGCTTGGCCATGCAAACCACAGTGAGCCCGTGCTTGAGCGCGACCTCCTTGAGCAGGTGTTTGAACAGAAAGGTCTGATCGGCCAGCAGCAGCGGATCGCCGTGCAACAGGTTGATCTCGAACTGGCTGACACCCATCTCGTGCATAAAGGTATCGCGCGGCAGACCCAGCGCCGCCATGCACTGATAGACCTCACGGAAGAACGGGCGCAAGCCATTGTTGGAGCTGACGCTGAAGGCCGAGCCGCCATCTTCACGCCGGCCATCGAGCCCCAGCGGCGGCTGAAACGGCTGCAGCGGATCGGCATTGCGGGAAAATACAAAAAACTCCAGCTCGGTCGCCACCACTGGCTGCCAGCCATGACTGGCATAACGCGCAATCACCTGTTTAAGCAGGCCGCGGGTCGACAAACCGGAGCTGCGCCCATCCAGTTCATCGGCATCACAGATGGCCAACGCACGCGGCGTTTCACTCCAAGGCAGCCGATGAATCTGCGTCGGCTCAGCATTCAATGCCAGGTCACCGTCATCGCTGCCGTAATAACACGGCGCTGGATAGCCACCCATGATGCATTGCAGTAAAACCCCGCGCGCCAACTGCAAGCGTCGCCCCTCCAGAAAACCCTCAGCCGTCATCACCTTGCCACGCGGCACGCCATTGAGATCGGGCGTCACACATTCAACTTCATCAACACCACGCAATAGCTCAGCCAGGGCGGTGCGGTCGAGGGTACTCATTTGCTGTTGTCCTTATTGATGCAAGAGGCCGTAGTCGAACGGCGAAGCGTACAAAATACGCACCAGCCGTTCGATATTTCAAGCAAAGCCATGCCCACCACCTGAAGCGCAGGCTAGCAAACGCAATACATCGACAAATTAGATATTAATGATCATGCACAATCGCTCCAAAAACCATCATTTAGACACTCAAAAAACAATATAACAACATGATAAATAAAACATTAACCCTACTATCGATGCCATCGATGATTACCATGCCCAGCCTGCACTTCTTCATCAAATTTTCATCAGTATGATTGGCTCTGTACTCACTTACACCCGCCCTTACGAGGAGCCTGAACATGAAAAAGCAAATTCTTACCGCCGTGATCCTGAGCAGCCTGTCCATCAGCGCCTTTGCC
This DNA window, taken from Pseudomonas sp. SG20056, encodes the following:
- a CDS encoding glutamine synthetase family protein, coding for MTAEGFLEGRRLQLARGVLLQCIMGGYPAPCYYGSDDGDLALNAEPTQIHRLPWSETPRALAICDADELDGRSSGLSTRGLLKQVIARYASHGWQPVVATELEFFVFSRNADPLQPFQPPLGLDGRREDGGSAFSVSSNNGLRPFFREVYQCMAALGLPRDTFMHEMGVSQFEINLLHGDPLLLADQTFLFKHLLKEVALKHGLTVVCMAKPLAHTPGSSMHIHQSVVEQGSGRNIFSAADGQATPAFYHFIAGQQAAMADFTLLFAPHVNSYQRLCHPYASPNNACWSEDNRAAGLRIPASAPVARRVENRLPGADANPYLALAASLAAGLYGIEQKLQPSAPIQGEFEVPDELALPCTMHAAIERLKRSTLALELFGKEFIEGYIASKTLELTSFFDEITPWERRVLAAHA